Proteins encoded by one window of Conger conger chromosome 1, fConCon1.1, whole genome shotgun sequence:
- the l3mbtl1b gene encoding lethal(3)malignant brain tumor-like protein 4, translated as MADTPPTDAPPSGSDFDMMDALDWKDGIATLPGSDIRFRMTEFGTLEIVTEVEADASQPSTETPTPQNQESSASHSPTPPPESVEPDLSHACKSDQSRASGPDQSHACEPEDGSLAPVLGPQCSVALKEAPSVAPDEASSVAPEEAPSVAPEEAPSVALEEAPSVEVVSCGSCGVSGSQEVFLQGKFCSSACVQPSSGRSTPVPAVEGDRLGKRVRKKRKLYMDSGDEDDENVEEEEEKAKVGKGRRAAKLARLVTAPPPKKKVWSWQVYLEEERSIAAPVKLFREHQSVPQSRNSFKVGMKLEGLDPCHPALFCVLSVAEVQGYRVRLHFDGYPECYDFWLNADSWDMKPAGWCEKNGHKLLLPKGCRDGEFSWNTYVKNCRGQIAPKHLFKSLNTSVTPSGFRVGMKLEAVDRKNPSLICVASIAAAVDSRLLIHFDNWEDSYDYWCDASSPYIHPVGFCEEAELTLTTPAEYKHPKSFSWEKYLEETGTQAAPARAFKQRPPHGFQVGMKVEAVDKRNPMLIRVASITQVEEHRLKIGFDGWGREYDYCLDADSPELHPVGWCQKTGHPLQNPQGPAGGGSCSTLLGQGCPTPGCNGVGHVRGPRYGTHYTAVSCPYSEMNLNKEGLVPDRLSGERPAAVAGPHLARGRRPDLPTPTPTPTPTPTPTPTPPDLPETVEDSPQSSGGGRKSGAEGERSGRSSVSEPHCPEERPGGAREHSHNGTKPRKSGQVQKCLKLHLVKPEPAEGAVSLQQALHESVFSPSGSSSPLQRVLLCWDKHCSLLPGVLGLSARTVSQWSPEEVASFVRGLPGCRDHAVTFRNEQIDGEAFLLLTQADIVKILSIKLGPALKIYNSILMFKSADEE; from the exons ATGGCTGACACCCCCCCCACTGATGCCCCCCCCTCGGGGTCAGATTTTGACATGATGGACGCGCTGGACTGGAAGGATGGGATTGCCACGCTCCCTGGCAGTGACATCAGG TTCCGTATGACTGAGTTTGGGACTCTGGAGATTGTTACGGAGGTGGAGGCTGATGCGTCCCAGCCCAGCACTgagaccccaacaccccaaaaTCAGGAGTCCTCCGCCTCACAcagccccacccctccccctgagAGCGTGGAGCCTGACCTATCACACGCCTGCAAGTCTGACCAATCGCGCGCCTCTGGGCCTGACCAATCACACGCCTGCGAACCTGAAG ATGGGTCCCTGGCCCCTGTGTTGGGGCCCCAGTGCTCTGTAGCCCTAAAGGAGGCCCCTAGTGTGGCCCCCGATGAGGCTTCCAGTGTGGCCCCAGAAGAGGCCCCTAGTGTGGCCCCAGAAGAGGCGCCCAGTGTGGCCCTGGAAGAGGCCCCCAGTGTGGAGGTGGTGAGCTGTGGCTCCTGTGGAGTTTCGGGCTCCCAGGAGGTCTTCCTCCAGGGCAAGTTCTGCAGTTCGGCCTGTGTGCAGCCCAGCAGCGGCAG GTCCACTCCTGTCCCAGCTGTGGAGGGCGACAGGTTAGGTAAGCGtgtgaggaagaagaggaagctcTACATGGACTctggtgatgaagatgatgagaaTGTCGAGGAGGAAGAG GAAAAGGCCAAAGTGGGCAAAGGGCGGAGAGCAGCGAAACTGGCCCGGCTGG TGACGGCCCCTCCCCCTAAGAAGAAGGTGTGGAGCTGGCAGGTGTACCTGGAGGAAGAGCGGTCCATCGCCGCACCTGTGAAGCTCTTCAGAGAG CACCAGTCGGTCCCTCAGAGCCGGAACAGCTTCAAGGTGGGCATGAAGCTGGAGGGCCTGGACCCCTGCCACCCCGCCCTGTTCTGTGTGCTGAGCGTGGCCGAG GTGCAGGGGTACCGCGTGCGGCTGCACTTTGACGGCTACCCCGAGTGCTACGACTTCTGGCTGAACGCCGACTCCTGGGACATGAAGCCCGCCGGGTGGTGCGAGAAGAACGGACACAAGCTGCTGCTGCCCAagg GCTGCCGGGACGGTGAGTTCAGCTGGAACACGTACGTGAAGAACTGCCGCGGCCAGATCGCCCCCAAACACCTCTTCAAGAGCCTGAACACG TCGGTGACCCCCTCCGGGTTTCGTGTGGGGATGAAGTTGGAGGCGGTCGACAGGAAGAACCCGTCGCTCATCTGCGTGGCGTCCATCGCTGCTGCTGTCGACAGTCGGCTGCTCATCCACTTCGACAACTGGGAGGACTCGTACGACTACTG GTGTGATGCCAGCAGCCCTTACATCCATCCAGTGGGATTTTGTGAAGAGGCTGAATTAACCCTCACAACTCCAGCTG AATACAAGCATCCTAAGAGCTTCTCCTGGGAGAAATACCTGGAGGAGACGGGAACACAGGCAGCTCCCGCCAGAGCGTTCAAACAG agaccCCCCCACGGGTTCCAGGTAGGGATGAAGGTGGAGGCGGTGGATAAGAGGAACCCCATGCTCATCAGAGTGGCCAGCATCACCCAGGTGGAGGAACACCGGCTAAAG ATCGGGTTTGACGGCTGGGGAAGGGAGTATGATTACTGCCTGGATGCTGACAGCCCCGAGCTGCATCCTGTGGGCTGGTGCCAGAAGACTGGGCACCCCCTCCAGAACCCCCAAG GCCCGGCGGGGGGGGGCTCCTGCTCCACGCTCCTGGGACAGGGCTGTCCCACCCCCGGCTGTAACGGAGTGGGACACGTTCGGGGCCCCCGCTACGGAACACACTACAC ggcggTGAGCTGTCCCTACTCTGAGATGAACCTGAATAAGGAGGGTCTGGTTCCCGaccggctgagtggagagaggcctgctgctgttgctgggcCCCACCTCGCCCGAGGGCGTCGCCCCGACctgcccacccccacccccacgcccacgcccacgcccacccccacccccacccccccggacCTGCCCGAAACTGTCGAGGACTCTCCCCAGTCcag tggggggggcaggAAGTCGGGGGCGGAAGGAGAGCGCTCAGGCCGGAGCAGCGTGTCAGAGCCGCACTGCCCAGAGGAGCGGccagggggcgccagagagcACAGCCACAACGGCACCAAGCCGCggaa GTCAGGGCAGGTCCAAAAGTGTCTGAAGCTCCACCTTGTCAAAccagaacctgcag aaggAGCAGTCAGCCTGCAGCAGGCCCTCCATGAGTCGGTGTTCTCCCCGAGTGGCAGCAGCAGCCCCCTGCAGCGTGTGCTGCTCTGCTGGGACAAACACTGCAGCCTGCTGCCCGGGGTGCTGGGGCTCAGCGCCCGCACCGTCAGCCAGTGGAGCCCAGAGgag GTGGCCAGCTTTGTCCGAGGCCTGCCAGGATGCAGAGATCATGCCGTGACCTTTAGAAACGAG CAGATTGATGGCGAGGCCTTCCTGCTGCTCACTCAAGCCGATATCGTCAAGATCCTCAGCATCAAACTCGGCCCCGCCCTCAAGATATACAACTCCATCCTCATGTTCAAGAGTGCTGACGAGGAGTGA
- the LOC133135890 gene encoding putative transmembrane protein 244 isoform X1: MAFKVKAADSKTVLLRLGLCVLIFYTLYYMVASVCFGAFRLQHFDGLIPFDFRTEPTESSAKYLVNLLSMELTFFCSGLLFAAVVQRWVWDYALTVTLVHVLLTCAVMQEFPVIWQWWLALGSGLFLMICNGQLIAHFACQSDPSYPTFQSY; encoded by the exons ATGGCGTTCAAAGTAAAAGCAGCGGACTCGAAG accGTCCTGCTTCGTCTGGGTCTCTGCGTGCTCATTTTCTACACCCTGTACTACATGGTCGCCAGTGTGTGCTTTGGGGCTTTCAG GCTCCAGCACTTTGATGGACTCATTCCTTTTGACTTCCGGACAGAACCGACAGAATCCAGTGCAAAGTACCTGG TGAACCTGCTCTCGATGGAGTTGACGTTCTTTTGCAGTGGGCTGCTCTTTGCTGCGGTTGTGCAGAGGTGGGTGTGGGACTACGCCCTCACGGTCACACTGGTCCACGTGTTGCTCACCTGCGCAG TCATGCAGGAGTTCCCTGTGATTTGGCAGTGGTGGCTGGCTCTGG GTAGTGGCTTATTCCTGATGATCTGTAATGGGCAGCTGATCGCACACTTCGCCTGTCAGAGTGACCCCAGTTATCCCACCTTCCAGAGCTACTGA
- the LOC133135890 gene encoding putative transmembrane protein 244 isoform X2 — MQQTVLLRLGLCVLIFYTLYYMVASVCFGAFRLQHFDGLIPFDFRTEPTESSAKYLVNLLSMELTFFCSGLLFAAVVQRWVWDYALTVTLVHVLLTCAVMQEFPVIWQWWLALGSGLFLMICNGQLIAHFACQSDPSYPTFQSY, encoded by the exons ATGCAACAG accGTCCTGCTTCGTCTGGGTCTCTGCGTGCTCATTTTCTACACCCTGTACTACATGGTCGCCAGTGTGTGCTTTGGGGCTTTCAG GCTCCAGCACTTTGATGGACTCATTCCTTTTGACTTCCGGACAGAACCGACAGAATCCAGTGCAAAGTACCTGG TGAACCTGCTCTCGATGGAGTTGACGTTCTTTTGCAGTGGGCTGCTCTTTGCTGCGGTTGTGCAGAGGTGGGTGTGGGACTACGCCCTCACGGTCACACTGGTCCACGTGTTGCTCACCTGCGCAG TCATGCAGGAGTTCCCTGTGATTTGGCAGTGGTGGCTGGCTCTGG GTAGTGGCTTATTCCTGATGATCTGTAATGGGCAGCTGATCGCACACTTCGCCTGTCAGAGTGACCCCAGTTATCCCACCTTCCAGAGCTACTGA
- the LOC133139332 gene encoding XK-related protein 8-like, with translation MDCPGFCRYTCLDFVFTVVGVFAYLCDVGSDLWVATEFYQHGDFAWFGLVIGLMALSSTVVHLFSWFWFKYDQELEDFKSQTSAERLLFGGGGRLKLSLLHAFQLGFLLRHVSAIEQGFGVWWWGEQASYAAYVTHDLSMLRLLEAFCESAPQLTLLLYIILRTGHARTMQSVSVCASSFSVAWTVVMYHRSLRRFLPQKAQQRWGASAVYFLWNLLLITPRLAALALFASALPCPAPAHFLCLWPALFLWAWLQRTSFMDSAGGEWLYRGAVATIWYFSWFNVAEGRSRGRGLIYHGLMMTDSGILLGAWWGLRGAELQQAYAVGVVIALPSAYLLGLLLKGLYYAYLHPKLRPLPAGEVPKLRPLPAGEVPKLRPLPAREEDVPDGDTPFRSHPPQPGPSPSKLCNQRMARLASIFYTPLPVLPYARQPIRASPNGII, from the exons ATGGACTGTCCCGGTTTTTGTCGATATACATGTCTAGATTTTGTATTTACGGTTGTCGGCGTTTTCGCCTACTTGTGCGACGTGGGATCCGATCTGTGGGTCGCGACTGAGTTCTACCAACATGGCGACTTCGCTTGGTTCGGGTTGGTGATTGGGCTCATGGCTCTGTCGTCAACCGTGGTACATTTGTTTAGCTGGTTCTGGTTTAAATACGATCAAGAACTCGAAGATTTCAAATCGCAGACATCTGCAGAGAGATTACTTTTTGGTGGCGGAGGGCGCCTGAAGCTTAGCCTGCTGCACGCGTTTCAGCTCGGATTTCTTCTCCG gcaCGTGTCGGCCATCGAGCAGGGCTTCGgcgtgtggtggtggggggagcAGGCCTCCTACGCCGCCTACGTGACCCATGACCTCAGCATGCTCCGCCTCCTGGAGGCGTTCTGTGAGAGCGCGCCCCAGCTCACCCTCCTGCTCTACATCATCCTCCGAACCGGCCACGCCCGAACCATGCAGA gtgtgagtgtgtgtgcctcctCGTTCTCCGTGGCGTGGACGGTGGTGATGTATCACCGCTCCCTGCGGCGGTTCCTGCCCCAGAAGGCTCAGCAGCGCTGGGGCGCGTCGGCGGTGTACTTCCTGTGGAACCTGCTGCTCATCACGCCGCGATTGGCTGCCCTGGCGCTCTTCGcctcagccctgccctgccccgcccccgcccactTCCTGTGCCTGTGGCCGGCGCTCTTCCTGTGGGCGTGGCTTCAGCGCACCAGCTTCATGGACAGCGCGGGGGGGGAGTGGCTCTATCGGGGCGCCGTGGCGACCATCTGGTACTTCAGCTGGTTTAACGTGGCCGAGGGGCggagccgggggcggggcctgatCTACCACGGCCTCATGATGACGGACAGCGGGATCCTGCTGGGGGCGTGGTGGGGGCTGCGGGGGGCGGAGCTTCAGCAGGCCTACGCTGTGGGCGTGGTCATCGCCCTGCCCTCCGCATACCTGCTGGGCCTGCTGCTCAAAGGCCTGTACTACGCCTACCTCCACCCCAAACTCCGCCCACTTCCTGCCGGGGAGGTCCCCAAACTCCGCCCACTTCCTGCCGGGGAGGTCCCCAAACTCCGCCCACTTCCTGCCAGGGAGGAGGATGTTCCTGATGGTGACACCCCCTTCAGatcccaccccccccagcctggcccctccccctcaaaaCTGTGCAATCAGAGGATGGCTCGCCTGGCCAGCATCTTCTACACCCCCCTGCCTGTGCTGCCCTACGCCcgccagccaatcagggcctCGCCCAACGGCATCATCTAA